From Pelosinus fermentans DSM 17108, the proteins below share one genomic window:
- the dnaN gene encoding DNA polymerase III subunit beta, which yields MKISCTKEQLNHAVQTVQKALATKTPMPILTGIYLSAFDEKLELQATNYEIGISCIIEATIEEPGTVVISGRYFQELVRKLPGEMIEISSSLEDRTIQITSNQAQFNLLSLPAEEFPVLKKPTSDTVINVKDNILRELIKKTVFACSTDESRPIFTGGLLEINQHEVNMVATNTHRLAIKKDHLGHNTDSIKMIIPAKILNELARIMISDVPMDVTIYCQKNQVSFAFDNIYIISRLIEGQFPDYNKVIPPSFATTITIDTHAFMDAVERVSLLARDGDYNIIKLAFKNDCVIITSNNPDIGKACETVTTIVQGNEVEIAFNAKYVTDILKNISSEQLVFSLNTPLSPASIKPIDDETYNYIITPVRTN from the coding sequence ATGAAAATCTCCTGCACAAAGGAGCAATTAAACCACGCTGTACAAACAGTACAAAAAGCTCTTGCCACTAAAACTCCAATGCCTATTTTGACAGGTATCTATTTGTCTGCCTTTGATGAAAAATTAGAACTACAAGCAACAAATTATGAAATTGGCATTAGCTGCATCATTGAAGCTACAATTGAAGAACCAGGTACAGTAGTAATCTCTGGACGGTATTTTCAAGAGTTGGTTCGTAAATTACCAGGAGAAATGATCGAAATTTCTTCAAGTCTGGAAGACAGAACCATTCAAATAACCTCGAATCAAGCTCAATTTAATTTATTAAGCTTGCCAGCAGAAGAATTTCCTGTATTAAAAAAGCCAACGAGCGATACTGTGATAAATGTTAAAGATAATATATTAAGAGAACTGATCAAGAAGACTGTTTTTGCCTGCTCTACTGATGAATCCCGTCCCATTTTTACTGGCGGTTTACTTGAAATTAATCAGCATGAGGTAAATATGGTAGCTACCAATACCCATCGCTTAGCAATAAAAAAAGACCATCTTGGTCATAATACAGATAGCATTAAAATGATTATTCCTGCTAAGATATTGAATGAATTAGCACGCATCATGATTTCTGATGTTCCTATGGATGTAACAATTTATTGTCAAAAGAATCAAGTATCCTTTGCCTTTGACAATATCTATATTATTTCTCGCCTGATTGAAGGACAATTTCCCGACTATAATAAAGTAATTCCCCCTAGTTTTGCTACTACCATCACAATTGATACTCACGCATTTATGGATGCAGTAGAACGTGTCTCCTTATTAGCAAGAGATGGCGATTATAATATTATTAAATTGGCTTTTAAAAATGATTGTGTTATTATTACATCTAACAACCCTGATATCGGTAAAGCATGTGAAACAGTAACAACAATCGTTCAGGGTAATGAAGTTGAAATTGCTTTTAATGCAAAGTATGTTACGGATATTTTAAAAAATATTAGCAGTGAGCAACTCGTAT